The sequence aaatatagtaaaaagaaaatagttcaaaaattttcttcctcCTTTTCTCACgcgatttttttcacatttctgcCCGAAACTGTGAGCTGATCTCAAGTTTCCGAAGGCTCATGCGAAGAAAAACgcgtttctttcttttctttgatAGATGACGactttttgttatatttttttattccagagTAGATATTGGACCAGCCAGAACCTCTACGTCATTCCATCCAACCAGCCCAGACGAGTCAAATCTATGGCGCTGTGatgaaatttgatggaaattaGCTGTTGCCTCTGTCTTGAAGGTGAGCACAAATGTTTTGGAGTGTACTTGTTAGCTAAAAAAACACCGTCaatgcgaaaaaaattccaaaaagtacgAGAAAGTTTGATTCAAATCCGTGGAGAAACCAAGATATAGACGGGGCCtataattgattttaattatCGGACTAAACAGTGAATACAGTTCtgagtatttttgaaacatgtgaaTAGCTGTAATAAAGGGTAAAAAAAATACCCcgtcacaaaaaaaacaatgataaGAGTTACTCTTGTATGTAGTATTGCTTGTTTTTTAccttaaaaaaagttaaacttatataatttttttattaacatGACTTAGatgtaaaactttaaaaaaatcagtagaACATTATTCGAAGAcgattttttgagcataaAAAGTTGCGCATTGGATTATTTAATCTACGACGATTATTTGGCTGAAACCTGGTTTATTGATTAAAAGTTACAAGCAAACATAAATTTACTCaaattatcaagtttttaaacattatgATGATACATCTAGAAAATTATACCGTCCCCGCGGATTTCAAACACTTTGAGCTCATCCAACATtgtaagaaaaacaaattaaagtGTTTCCAAAAAGTTATCCATTTCAGGAACTCGGATAATTCTCGAGGATGAAATTGGGGGTGAGGACGACGGAAGCTCTTACAAGTGTTGTAGAGGAGATGTGCACGTTAAAGTAAGTATGTTGTTCAAAGAATACTTGTGttaactgaaatattttcagcgtGCTTGTTTCTACGTGTCGATTTCGGCACTTGTAGTATGTTTATTTTCTACAATATGCATGTTTTTCGGTGTTTACACTGTCAACTTATGGCTAgatatttttctgattgttGCGAATACGGtatgttttcgaatttttatttatgaatttttaacttaatttATGACAATTATATTGCAAccactatttttaaattgcaatttttttgagtgcAATAAATATAAGTTCACCAGTAtgtattttctcttttcaaacaacaaattgttttcaatattcgatttttgcaGGTTGTGGCCATTCTCATGATGTTTGGTCTTTATTATGACAAGGCTTCATTACTTGTACCATTTATAGTTTCTGAAGTGAGTTTTCTCTGCGATTTCTTGACATTTCTGAAGACTAATTGCTGTTTTTAAGATAACGCAATGCGTCTGTTTCTTCATTCTTGCCAATTATGTTCTCTACTATACAATTGTGTTTCGAAGGCagaaattttatcaaaaatttggtatgatttcagaattttttttggaaatattgggAATGAGGATTAACTGAAAAGTCGGattgttatttaaaaatgaaattcataGCCCATGTTTCTAAATAATTTCGAATGACAAGATGAAGTATTGAATTGGAATTTAACGACAGCTTATTTAATAATAACAgtcaaaacaatgaaaaatcagCATAAAATagatgttaaaaaaaaccaaaatgaaCCCGTTGAAAccggaaaataaaaatcaggtTCCTCCCAGTTATTGATTTTGCATCGAGTTTCTTTTCTTCTCcggttttttttcgtgatttttgaaatttgaaaggtCGTTCATAGAAATTTGCTTTAAATAGCATAAAACGGGTGGTAATggtcactttaaaaattttttcaattgattcgATTTTCTCAAGTTAGCAGAGTTATTGTTTCCAGCTTTTTACAAGCTTAACTGATTTATCTACTGTAACGTCTTAAATAAAAcgattcaaaattaaaataatttttttaattgttgtaCAGTTTTATAGTTATTAAcatttgtgcaatttttatgagttttattcaaattgtttcagCAAAACATATGAAATGGCTTATTAGCCTACGCTACTTTGagtttttccgttttttttttgttgcgaatTGAACTGGTTTTTTCTCGGTGATTAGTTTTTGTATTATcctaaattacattttttcaaactgtgaAAGGCCATttaattttgttggaaaatggaGTACTGCATCATTCatctgaatttttgcaaaattgaaaaaaaaataataaaagaatTGTTCGGAGTTGTATGTATAACATCGTATCCAACTGAATCTCTTTGCCACATATTCCCGCAATCTCATTTACATTTCAGATCAAATGTTAATGGTGATATCAATATATTTGGGAATCGTAATTTGTATAGGCGCCATATGGGCTGCCACCAAATGCTATCACTACCTTCGGCAAAAAGCCGAAGGTATCTATCCGGACAGTGGTGAAAGATGTATGTGGGAGTGAACACCAACCTCGTCATGATGATACTCGTCTTGTTTTTTGGAccaatgaaatattttattattttttttccaacttttatgTTTGTTGTAGCATAAAATATTCGTACGAGAATATATATTATGCATACAGTCctgggaaaaaaattgcgtTCAACCAAGCACTCGTGAGCTTGTAGGGAACTTTTGTTActggaaacaaaaacattCATGAGAAATGCCGTATTTGTTCAATATTTCTTTCTATTagcgtgtttttttttcatattgttGCGTTGAACacgatcagaaaaatgtttttagctataataatttattgaaaagaaTCAAAGTTATTCCAGTGACtcaaatgtttgaaatgataaaatgagaaaaaaatcaatacacttcaaaatttagttgTTGGTAAATACTTTGTTGTGAACATCAGTGCAAAAACTGTTACACATCTGCTGGCATGCCACGTAGTTTTTCTCTCCTGTGGTTCCAAGAGTCACAGTTTTTGTGTTTGATGAGCCGCTGCTTACATGGAACACCTATAATaaagaaacagtttttttttaacttttcaaaatgttaaataACATAAAATAAGCTATAATGACGGAatagaaaacttaaaaaaattaacaaaattttttctttttttttaaatttttaattacttttaaattttgcaattagaattttgaaaagttctttacctcaaaaaaaaataaatcaaaaatattcaacaaaCTAGAgtgttcaaaaaagtaaatgttatcatattaaaatgtttatctCTTACGTTTGGTAAAATGTTATCCCATTGTGTTTTGAAATCACATTAGAATtgttttgtataaaaatatttatgtgacaaacaaaatatgtacaatattttaataataattgcAATACTTAGCCAGTTTCTGTGACAAGTTTCGAACAAAGACATTGTTAATATTAATGTTTTACAACGTATACGCTGCTTTTATACTGGGTAGTTATCAAAGATCATAAATAaccgtaattttttaataaattttttgaaaaactcgaagCACCTCAATAGGCTTCTTTCAATTCCCTTTATattcatagaaaaaattattttcaaaaattttgcccaaatatattgaacttggTTAAGTAgcattcaagaaaaaaaccaaacttcGCCAACTTTATGGCTAGATTTATTTTGCCGAAATTAAGCGCCAAATACCGAgatattttgtcaaaaatcccttccttttttctcaaaaaaaaactatcactTCTCTTTTGATAAAAGTTTCACAGTTTACTGATAAGGTTTATCTGTATTTATCTGTCGGTTACCAGCTCTACACACAAAAGAACATTTCCCTACAATTACCATAAAATTAAATAGCACCTTTTGTCGACGCAACTCATAAATTTTACCCTTGATGGCTGCCGCCATTGTCTCACTTTTTGATGACTTAGACTACGGTAATTTTATATCTTTTTGCTCAGTGGCTGTCATTCCTAGATCTAAGCCCATTCTAAGAtaatttacaagtttttatcCTATATTTTTCGTTTACCTCGCATGTATACTGTCCTGCGTCTTGTTCTggttgataattttgaatttccagaataGACCCTCTACTGTAGAACTTGTGCTTACCACCTGAAAACACCTtgtttcaactaacaaatttcCTCAAGACAAACCTTCCAGGATTTGCTTCCCGTGACGAGTCCAGTAAGTTATGACACTGTCTTTCTTGGCGGATACCTCACATGAAATATTAACCGAAGCAGTCGCTAGAACTTGACCAAAGTGAAGTTGTTTGTCTCGGAAGACAATGTCCTCTGCAAAAAgtgtattattttttcaaaatctcgaCAAACATTGAGACCTACCAAAAACGATTACATCCATCTTGTTCATGTATACTTTACTTCCAACCTGAGCTTGACAATAGTACACACCACTGTCCTCCACACTGGAATTTCTGATAATAAGTCCGAGAGTGTAGTCGTCTAGTTTTTTGACCTCGACGTTTCCAGTTCTAAAACATTAGCTGGGTTATATTTAATAGGAAAATAGGGATCTTGAAATACCGGTCTAGTCCACCATGTTTCTTCCAGATCATTCCTGGTTTTTCTCCATTACTATCAGTCTTCTTAATAGAGCACACAAGAGAAATCTGGTGACCAATTGGTTTTTGAACTGGGTTTGCATTTGGGCTAATGGAAATGGTTATTTCTTCTTCTGAAATGTTCATTCTTATGAATAAtaacactttttaaatttcttttcaacaaACCTGCAAACGAATAAGAGACTAGGAAAACTAGTGGTAAAAGTAAAAGACATAATTTAGTCATCCTGTTTTCAAGGAAGAATTTCAAGGAGACAACCTAGTCCAAATGATAGTAGCCACCGCTACTAGAGACTGTTGTGAAGGCTTCGTCAGGTGTCAGTAAGATTCATTCTTGTAAAATACTCGAGGCTTGGGTTACCACCACTGCCCTCCTCATCTCGCTcgctattttttcagattaaaagaACGCCGAAGGCTATTAAACAGGCTGGAGTCTTTTGAAAAACGTGATGTAGGTGATTGAGGGAGACTATTAACTCTGGATAATTGTTCTGATGTTTTTAATGAGAAAGCTCAGTGATTTGTGCACTTCATGATAGTCTGGAAAAAggacaattttattgaaaataaatcatcAAACATCATGAATTAAATGTgagaaacttttaaatttgcagTTATTGCAAGGTACTTATTCCAATACAACTTGATATGATTGACAACTGTAAATGAAATacatttcagaatatttacaacaatatataaaattttaataccgAAGGCAAGAAGTGCGAAAAAGTTAATATTTCTCAATAGTTTTTAATATTGCGAAAAATAGttatttcataatttattttcgattaTTCAACTTTAAATACGCCTGCCGATTAAacaaactaataaaatataaatatgttGAACAATAATTTAAGAAACAGTGACAGTGTGATGttcttattaattttttaacatataCATTATTATTGCATTATATATGTAGGATTAATTCTCATTCAGATCAGCACGTGAACCATTATGTCAATACTATTTTAACTAAgatttagaaattatttttttaagcctaacaaaattcaaatacaaaaacaatcacatgtaatttcaaaaaaattgaaaaacttttggtacaaaaataatttgagctCTTTTCGTTATTCCCAATtagatttttcgtattttctcttcaaaaaaatatctcgGTTGcgatcaaaagtttttttcaagtagCTAGGTAacataaaattgtaaaaaatagtttaatttgcagttattgaaattttgatccATCAGCTGAATGCTAAAGGCGAAACAAGCGTGCAATGttgaacactgaaaaattctagTGCGCAAGCATCATGGAGTAGTAACTTTTTACTGGTTGATACTAAAAAGATTTTGTTCAATTCCAAATTGTTCAGTTTAAATCGGTTATTGAAGTCttctttttgacaatttttctccCAGTTTTAAgacatcaaaaaaaatgttttgtattacattttcaaatttaagttgagttgaatttttacaagaaTGGAGCCAAAAAGTAAAGTTTCTAGCAGATTTCTTACTACCAGTCTggaatttgttcaaattgaaagctatttgaaagttttttaatacTCACTAATTAAAATGTTatcacaagaaaaaataagctgaaaaaatcaactttaaaaCTTATCGTACACTATGTCGTGAACAAGtgctgtaaaaattattttaattggagAGATTGTGGACAGTTTAATCTACCATTCTAGCGCGGGCCAGTGCGCCCAAAAAGCGACACTGATTGGCACAAAACAGCACTGAGCTGCACAAGTCTAATGCCCAATTGGCCTGATAgcgtatttatttttgattttgcccAAGAAGCCCACTGGGAGCACCATTAGGAAGTTAACTCCCAAATCCGCAGAGCTTAATGCTTAAAAACGATCAtccttttaaacttttttttagtcattggatcttcaaaatttttatttcaacgtAATCAGTaacaattaactttttttactttcagaaACCCTATACAAATGCATATTAGTATATAATTTTCCACACGATA comes from Caenorhabditis elegans chromosome X and encodes:
- the zig-6 gene encoding Zwei Ig domain protein zig-6 (Confirmed by transcript evidence); amino-acid sequence: MTKLCLLLLPLVFLVSYSFAEEEITISISPNANPVQKPIGHQISLVCSIKKTDSNGEKPGMIWKKHGGLDRTGNVEVKKLDDYTLGLIIRNSSVEDSGVYYCQAQVGSKVYMNKMDVIVFEDIVFRDKQLHFGQVLATASVNISCEVSAKKDSVITYWTRHGKQILEGGKHKFYSRGSILEIQNYQPEQDAGQYTCEVFHVSSGSSNTKTVTLGTTGEKNYVACQQMCNSFCTDVHNKVFTNN
- the T03G11.9 gene encoding MARVEL domain-containing protein (Confirmed by transcript evidence), producing the protein MEISCCLCLEGTRIILEDEIGGEDDGSSYKCCRGDVHVKRACFYVSISALVVCLFSTICMFFGVYTVNLWLDIFLIVANTVVAILMMFGLYYDKASLLVPFIVSEITQCVCFFILANYVLYYTIVFRRQKFYQKFDQMLMVISIYLGIVICIGAIWAATKCYHYLRQKAEGIYPDSGERCMWE